In Streptomyces sclerotialus, the DNA window CCCGAGCACGGGCTCACGCTCACCAGCACCGGGCAGGCCCCCGCCACGCCGGGATACGCCCCGCCCGAGCAGGTGCTGGGCCGGCGCACCGGACCGCCCGCCGACGTCTTCGCGCTCGGTGCGGTCCTCGCGTACGCGTCGAGCGGGCGCCCCGCCTTCGACGCCGCTCACGTCGCCGCCGTGCAGTACGAGGTCGTGCACGGCACACCGCACCTCGACACCGTCCCGCCCGGTATACGCGCCATCGTCGAGCCGTGCCTGGCCAAGGAGCCGGGCCTGCGGCCGCTGCCGCACCAGGTGGCGAGCCACCTCGCGCCGCCGCAGCGGGCGGAGCGCAGCTGGACGACGGGGGCGCTGGCCGCGGACATCGCCGAGCGGGAGGCCGCGGCCAGGAAGCTGGCTACTGTGCCCGGGGCCGTGGACGTACGGCACCCCGGCCGGCGCCGTTTCATCGGAGCGCTGGCGGCCGGCGGCGCGGTCCTCGCCGTGGGCGGCGGCACGGTCGCCTGGTGGCTGAGCAGGGACGAGTCGGCGGACGCCGCGTCGTGGGCGGCCGCCCCGCTGTCCACGTACCGGCCGGGCGTGGCACCGGAACCGCTGTGGACCAAGCCCGGAGCCGCTGCCACGGCCCCGGACTCACCCGGACCGCTGCCCGTCGGTGACGTGGTCGTGACCGGAGCGACGAAGGGCGGCCTGGTGGCGTACGACGTGCGCACCGGCCGGCAGCGGTGGACGGCTTCGGGTGTCGAGGCCGCCCGGGGGTGCCTGAAGACCGGCGACACGGTCCTGGCGGCCGACGGTGACGGCGTGCTCCGCGCGCTGGGCGCCACCGACGGCAAGGAGCGCTGGCGGGCCCGCGTAGGAGCGGCGGTGCTGCTCGCCTCGGACCCGGAAGCCGTGTACGTCCTGACGGAGGACGGCCGGCTACGGGCCGTGTCGACGGAGTCGCGGTCAGCTCGGTGGACCGTGCCGGCACCGGGCCGGATGACGACGAAGGCGCCAGGGCGCGCCGTGGCGGGTAAGGACAGCCGTCTCGTACTGTCCGGCCCGCACGGCGATGTGACCGCCCTCGACACCGCCACCGGGCGCGCGGTGTGGCGCGAGCCGGGGCAGGCCGCACACGCCCTGGCCCCCGCCGTGCACGACGGGACCGTCTACCTGGGCGGGCGTACCCTGCGGGCCCTCCGGCTCACCGATGGCGACGAGCAGTGGTCGAGGAAACCGCCTGCCGGGGAAGCCTGGGGCGCGCCGGCCGCGAGCGGCTCCGCCCTGTACGTGACGGTCGGTGGTGAGGTGCAGCGCCGGCACACGGACGGTGGCGACGGGTGGACCGCGCCTTACTGGAAGGACGACGACAACGACCCGCTCACCGACGCTCCCGTGATCCAGCGGAACGCTGTGTGGACGGCGGTCGACAGCACCGGCGCCCAAGGGATATCGGTGGTCAGGGCGGATAACGGGAGCCAGGCGTGGCTGTACACGCCGGGGACGGCCGGACGCTGGCAGATGGCCACCGCCGGCAACCGCCTCTTCCTCCTCCAAGCAGGTACCCTCACCGCCATGCCCGTCTTCTGACGTGGCCGGGCCCGGGAGGGCGCTGGTCCGCTACGCCCCGTCACGGGCACTCCTCGCCTCCTGCTACCCTGGCTACGCCCAGCCGAGTAATCGAAGCTCCTCTGTGAAGCAGACCAGAGGCGCTCGGTGGGGCTCAGAGGAATCCCAAGGAGTACCGCGTGTCGCTCGACGCCGCTACGAAGAAGCAGATCATGGCCGAGTTCGCCACCAAGGAGGGTGACACCGGTTCCCCCGAGGTCCAGGTCGCGCTGCTCTCCCGCCGCATCTCGGACCTGACCGAGCACCTCAAGACGCACAAGCACGACCACCACTCCCGCCGTGGTCTGCTGCTGCTGGTCGGCCAGCGCCGCCGCCTGCTGCAGTACCTGGCGAAGAAGGACATCACCCGCTTCCGCCAGCTGGTGGAGCGCCTCGGCATCCGCCGTGGTGCGGCGGGCGCCAAGTAAGACGTCGTGGAGGGAGCGGTTCCCGGGGCCGGGAGCCGCTCCCTTTGCCGTACGCGCGGGGAAGTGCTCAGATGCACCCCGCATCACACACCGGACGGCTTTGCCACCCCCCTGGTGGACAGAAGCTTTGTAGTCTGGTCCCACAACGCCATACCGACGGCGCAGCAACGACAGCGCCGTGGCCGGCGCGCCGCGCTCACCACCGACCGGCGCGCCGTGCAGACAACGCAACACAGCGAAAGAGGTGGGGCGCCCATCAGCCGCCGGTCCTCGGTAGTGGCCTCCGGTGACGCGCAAGGCCTCCGGGCCACGCACCGGGTGCTTCGATCGAAGACCGGCCCGCAGCAGGCGCTCCACCACCGATGATCCGCTGCCGCACGGGCAGCGGGTCGCAGACGGTCCCCTGCCAGACGGGCAGCGGACGCAGACGAGGAGATATTCCTGGTGGAGAACGAGACCCACTACGCCGAGGCCGTCATCGACAACGGCTCCTTCGGCACCCGCACCATCCGCTTCGAGACGGGCCGCCTGGCCAAGCAGGCCGCCGGCTCCGCCGTCGCGTACCTGGACGACGACACCATGGTGCTGTCGGCCACCACCGCTTCCAAGAACCCGAAGGACCAGCTGGACTTCTTCCCGCTGACCGTCGACGTCGAGGAGCGCATGTACTCGGCCGGGAAGATCCCCGGCTCGTTCTTCCGTCGTGAGGGCCGGCCCTCCGAGGACGCGATCCTCACCTGCCGCCTGATCGACCGGCCGCTGCGCCCCTCCTTCAAGAAGGGCCTGCGGAACGAGATCCAGATCGTCGAGACGATCATGGCGCTCAACCCCGACCACCTGTACGACGTGGTGGCCATCAATGCTGCTTCCTGCTCGACGCAGCTGGCGGGTCTGCCCTTCTCGGGTCCGATCGGCGGCACGCGCGTCGCGCTGATCAACGGGCAGTGGGTCGCCTTCCCGACCCACACCGAGCTCGAGGACGCCGTCTTCGACATGGTCGTCGCCGGCCGTGTCCTGCCCGACGGTGACGTCGCGATCATGATGGTCGAGGCCGAGGCCACCGAGAAGACCATTCAGCTGATCAAGGGCGGCGCCGAGGCCCCGACCGAGGAGGTCGTGGCCGCCGGTCTGGAGGCCGCGAAGCCCTTCATCAAGGTGCTGTGCAAGGCCCAGTCGGACCTCGCCGCCAAGGCCGCCAAGCCGACCGGTGAGTTCCCGATCTTCCTGGACTACCAGGACGACGTCCTGGAGGCGCTGACCAAGGCCGTCAAGGGTGAGCTGGCCCAGGCGCTGACCATCGCCGGCAAGCAGGAGCGCGAGAGCGAGCTGGACCGCGTCAAGGCGCTGGCCGCCGAGAAGCTGCTGCCGGAGTTCGAGGGCCGCGAGAAGGAGATCTCCGCCGCGTACCGTTCGCTGACCAAGAGCCTGGTCCGCGAGCGTGTCATCCGGGAGAAGAAGCGGATCGACGGTCGCGGCGTGACCGACATCCGTACGCTCGCCGCGGAGGTCGAGGCCATCCCGCGCGTGCACGGCTCCGCGCTGTTCGAGCGCGGCGAGACCCAGATCCTGGGTGTCACCACGCTGAACATGCTCCGCATGGAGCAGCAGCTGGACACGCTGTCGCCGGTGACGCGCAAGCGCTACATGCACAACTACAACTTCCCGCCGTACTCCACCGGTGAGACCGGCCGCGTCGGTTCGCCGAAGCGCCGCGAGATCGGCCACGGCGCGCTGGCCGAGCGGGCGATCGTGCCCGTGCTGCCGACCCGCGAGGAGTTCCCGTACGCGATCCGTCAGGTGTCCGAGGCCCTCGGCTCCAACGGTTCGACCTCGATGGGCTCCGTCTGCGCCTCGACCATGTCGCTGCTGAACGCCGGTGTGCCGCTGAAGGCCCCGGTCGCCGGTATCGCCATGGGTCTGATCTCGCAGGAGATCGACGGCGAGACGCACTACGTCACCCTCACCGACATCCTCGGTGCGGAGGACGCGTTCGGTGACATGGACTTCAAGGTCGCCGGTACGAAGCAGTTCGTGACCGCGCTGCAGCTCGACACCAAGCTCGACGGCATCCCCGCCTCGGTGCTGGCCGCCGCGCTGAAGCAGGCCCGCGACGCGCGTCTGCACATCCTGGACGTGATGAACGAGGCGATCGACGTTCCGGACGAGATGTCCCCGAACGCGCCGCGCATCATCACCGTCAAGATCCCGGTGGACAAGATCGGTGAGGTCATCGGCCCCAAGGGCAAGATGATCAACCAGATCCAGGAGGACACCGGCGCCGACATCACGATCGAGGACGACGGCACCATCTACATCGGTGCCGCCGACGGCCCGGCCGCCGAGGCCGCCCGTACGACGATCAACGGCATCGCCAACCCGACCATGCCGGAGGTCGGCGAGCGTTACCTGGGTACGGTCGTGAAGACCACCACCTTCGGTGCGTTCGTCTCGCTGCTCCCGGGCAAGGACGGGCTGCTGCACATCTCGCAGATCCGCAAGCTCGCCGGTGGCAAGCGCGTGGAGAACGTCGAGGACGTGCTCGCGGTCGGCGCCAAGGTGCAGGTCGAGATCGCAGAGATCGACCAGCGCGGCAAGCTCTCCCTGATCCCCGTGATCGAGGGCGAGGAAGGCGACGAGGAGAAGAAGGACGACGCCGCCAAGTGACGTCCCGTACTTCCCGGACGACGGCCCGCACCTCTTCGGAGGGGCGGGCCGTCGCCCGTACCCAAACGCTTCTCAAGGGCGAGGGCGGCGCGGGCACGGTCCGCAGGACCGTCCTCCCCGGCGGCCTGCGCGTCGTCACCGAGACCCTGCCGTCCGTACGGTCGGTGACCTTCGGTATCTGGGCGAACGTCGGCTCCCGGGACGAGACTCCGGCGCTGAACGGCGCCACCCACTACCTGGAGCACCTGCTCTTCAAGGGCACCGAGCGGCGCAGCGCGCTGGACATCTCCGCCGCGATCGACGCGGTCGGCGGCGAGATGAACGCCTTCACCGCGAAGGAGTACACCTGCTACTACGCGCGGGTGCTCGACACCGACCTGCCGCTGGCCATCGACGTGGTCTGCGACATGCTCACCGGGTCGCTGATCCGTGAGGAGGACGTCGACGTCGAGCGCGGGGCGATCCTCGAAGAGATCGCCATGACGGACGACGATCCGGGTGACTGCGTGCACGACCTCTTCGCGCACACGATGCTCGGGGACAGCCCGCTGGGCCGCCCCGTGCTGGGCACGGTCGACACCGTCAACGCGCTGAATTCGAGCCGGATACGCCGCTTCTACAAGAAGCACTACGACCCGACCCGGCTGGTCGTCACCGCGGCCGGCAACGTCGACCACGCCAAGGTCGTCCGCCAGGTCCGCCGCGCCTTCGAGAAGGCCGGCGCGCTCGACCGTACGGACGCGGTGCCGATGGCCCCCCGCGGCGGTACGCGGACGATCCGCACGGCGGGCCAGGTGGAGATGCTCGGCCGGAAGACCGAGCAGGCGCACGT includes these proteins:
- a CDS encoding protein kinase domain-containing protein translates to MRPLGSGDPLRLGPYRLLAVLGAGGMGQVYLGRDREGRRAAVKVLRRELAHDPHMAQRFLREASAARAVRSPGVARVLDMETGTGQLWIATEFLAGPTLSDAVGRHGPLDEDGVRGLGASLARTLADVHAAGLVHRDLKPPNIVLTSDGPRIIDFGIARPEHGLTLTSTGQAPATPGYAPPEQVLGRRTGPPADVFALGAVLAYASSGRPAFDAAHVAAVQYEVVHGTPHLDTVPPGIRAIVEPCLAKEPGLRPLPHQVASHLAPPQRAERSWTTGALAADIAEREAAARKLATVPGAVDVRHPGRRRFIGALAAGGAVLAVGGGTVAWWLSRDESADAASWAAAPLSTYRPGVAPEPLWTKPGAAATAPDSPGPLPVGDVVVTGATKGGLVAYDVRTGRQRWTASGVEAARGCLKTGDTVLAADGDGVLRALGATDGKERWRARVGAAVLLASDPEAVYVLTEDGRLRAVSTESRSARWTVPAPGRMTTKAPGRAVAGKDSRLVLSGPHGDVTALDTATGRAVWREPGQAAHALAPAVHDGTVYLGGRTLRALRLTDGDEQWSRKPPAGEAWGAPAASGSALYVTVGGEVQRRHTDGGDGWTAPYWKDDDNDPLTDAPVIQRNAVWTAVDSTGAQGISVVRADNGSQAWLYTPGTAGRWQMATAGNRLFLLQAGTLTAMPVF
- the rpsO gene encoding 30S ribosomal protein S15; the protein is MSLDAATKKQIMAEFATKEGDTGSPEVQVALLSRRISDLTEHLKTHKHDHHSRRGLLLLVGQRRRLLQYLAKKDITRFRQLVERLGIRRGAAGAK
- a CDS encoding M16 family metallopeptidase, with protein sequence MTSRTSRTTARTSSEGRAVARTQTLLKGEGGAGTVRRTVLPGGLRVVTETLPSVRSVTFGIWANVGSRDETPALNGATHYLEHLLFKGTERRSALDISAAIDAVGGEMNAFTAKEYTCYYARVLDTDLPLAIDVVCDMLTGSLIREEDVDVERGAILEEIAMTDDDPGDCVHDLFAHTMLGDSPLGRPVLGTVDTVNALNSSRIRRFYKKHYDPTRLVVTAAGNVDHAKVVRQVRRAFEKAGALDRTDAVPMAPRGGTRTIRTAGQVEMLGRKTEQAHVILGMPGMPRTDERRWAMGVLNTALGGGMSSRLFQEVREKRGLAYSVYSYTSGYADCGLFGVYAGCRPSQVHDVLKICRDQLDEVAEHGLADDEVERAIGQLRGSTVLGLEDTGALMNRIGKSELCWGDQMSVDDMLARMAAVTPDDVREVARDVLGQRPSLSVIGPLKDRQAARLHEAVA
- a CDS encoding polyribonucleotide nucleotidyltransferase, whose translation is MENETHYAEAVIDNGSFGTRTIRFETGRLAKQAAGSAVAYLDDDTMVLSATTASKNPKDQLDFFPLTVDVEERMYSAGKIPGSFFRREGRPSEDAILTCRLIDRPLRPSFKKGLRNEIQIVETIMALNPDHLYDVVAINAASCSTQLAGLPFSGPIGGTRVALINGQWVAFPTHTELEDAVFDMVVAGRVLPDGDVAIMMVEAEATEKTIQLIKGGAEAPTEEVVAAGLEAAKPFIKVLCKAQSDLAAKAAKPTGEFPIFLDYQDDVLEALTKAVKGELAQALTIAGKQERESELDRVKALAAEKLLPEFEGREKEISAAYRSLTKSLVRERVIREKKRIDGRGVTDIRTLAAEVEAIPRVHGSALFERGETQILGVTTLNMLRMEQQLDTLSPVTRKRYMHNYNFPPYSTGETGRVGSPKRREIGHGALAERAIVPVLPTREEFPYAIRQVSEALGSNGSTSMGSVCASTMSLLNAGVPLKAPVAGIAMGLISQEIDGETHYVTLTDILGAEDAFGDMDFKVAGTKQFVTALQLDTKLDGIPASVLAAALKQARDARLHILDVMNEAIDVPDEMSPNAPRIITVKIPVDKIGEVIGPKGKMINQIQEDTGADITIEDDGTIYIGAADGPAAEAARTTINGIANPTMPEVGERYLGTVVKTTTFGAFVSLLPGKDGLLHISQIRKLAGGKRVENVEDVLAVGAKVQVEIAEIDQRGKLSLIPVIEGEEGDEEKKDDAAK